The stretch of DNA TGCTTTTACCGGCCAGCCATTACCGAATGATCAAGATCTATGTAAAAAAAGCAATAATGAAAGACCAGAAGTAGCTAAAAATACGTGGATTTATTAATAAATATCATTTAAATATTATTTAATACAAGATATTAATTACTCCTTCTTCTTACTATTCATTATAGATAAGCTAAAACGCTTATTAAAACGTTCAACACGACCACGGGTATTAACTCTACGTTGTTTACCAGTATAAAAAGGATGACAAGCACTACACACGTCTAAGTTAAGGTGTTGATCTAAGGTTGAATAAGTAGGGATAATGTTCCCACAAGAACAGATAGCCCTAATTTCAAAGTATTTAGGGTGTATATTTTTTTGCATGGAATACCTATAAGTTAGATTCTCTAGCCAAATTAAGATAATATTAAACATATTAAGATATGTACATCATATAAAGAATTGTAGTTCATTTATTCTTTGGACTTATCTAATAAGCACATCCAAACATATAATAAGCCTTTTTACTCTACTCTAGGATAATACATAAACTCATGCTAGTTATCAACGTTGCTATACCTGTGCCTCTAGCACGAACTTTTGATTATTTATTATTACCCAATATAGGTATTAAAGCAGTAGTAGGAGCAAGAGTCCGGGTTCCGTTCGGTCATCGCCAGGTTATTGGTATTATTACGGCAATTAATTCA from Baumannia cicadellinicola str. Hc (Homalodisca coagulata) encodes:
- the rpmE gene encoding 50S ribosomal protein L31 codes for the protein MQKNIHPKYFEIRAICSCGNIIPTYSTLDQHLNLDVCSACHPFYTGKQRRVNTRGRVERFNKRFSLSIMNSKKKE